From the genome of Pukyongia salina, one region includes:
- a CDS encoding UbiA family prenyltransferase, translated as MKISRPGLWFPTVWIYLVPFSFATQFWSQAVFWIGLFFVTFPLNYLVYGLNDFNDTKADAYNKRKGNFLFGARFSKEQLRGTPLKITIVVLPFIILFTVLAGYKMFLLLLFMVAINVLYNFRPFRLKERPPFEIIIQIGYVFTALFSVLLNDIEMIPWQTLVYLCLFAFQAHLAGEIMDIEPDRQGGKRTTATVIGRVPSKLIMLGLLLSEVYILYFWFNDHVLSAFLAIFSSWLVIDLLFLFRAKPYSVFQMKLFGIAMNVSAILSMLWILYSGNLLQPNF; from the coding sequence TTGAAAATTTCGCGGCCCGGATTGTGGTTTCCAACTGTCTGGATCTACCTGGTTCCTTTTAGTTTTGCCACCCAATTCTGGAGCCAAGCTGTATTTTGGATCGGACTCTTCTTCGTCACCTTTCCTTTAAATTATCTTGTCTACGGCCTGAACGATTTTAACGATACCAAGGCCGATGCCTACAATAAAAGAAAGGGAAATTTCCTCTTTGGCGCGCGTTTTTCGAAAGAACAACTGAGAGGAACTCCGCTAAAGATAACTATAGTGGTACTACCGTTTATCATCTTGTTTACCGTATTGGCAGGATATAAGATGTTCTTGTTACTTCTCTTTATGGTTGCCATCAATGTACTATATAATTTCAGGCCCTTTCGCTTAAAGGAAAGGCCGCCCTTCGAGATCATTATCCAGATTGGCTATGTATTTACTGCTTTGTTCAGTGTGCTTCTGAATGACATTGAAATGATCCCCTGGCAAACACTTGTCTACCTGTGTCTCTTTGCTTTTCAGGCGCATCTGGCGGGGGAGATCATGGACATAGAACCCGATAGACAGGGAGGAAAAAGAACAACCGCCACCGTTATTGGCAGAGTTCCTTCCAAATTGATCATGCTAGGTTTGCTTCTCTCCGAAGTATACATACTTTATTTTTGGTTTAACGATCATGTGCTTTCTGCCTTCCTTGCAATATTTTCCAGCTGGCTGGTGATCGATCTGCTGTTTCTATTCAGGGCGAAGCCGTATTCGGTGTTTCAGATGAAACTTTTTGGAATCGCCATGAACGTTTCGGCTATTTTATCCATGTTATGGATACTGTATTCGGGAAACCTCTTACAGCCTAATTTTTAA
- a CDS encoding cell division protein FtsX, translating to MATAFEKYQKRRLISSYFSVVISISLVLFLLGILGLLVLNSKRVADHFKEQVPIVIFLKDTAKEVEINQLKQSLQMADYTRSANYVSKEEAAEIHMAEIGEDYVDYLGDNPLLNNIDVRLNADFVTPEKVEEIIAELKSKPFVDDIGYDKPLIEKLTQNVKRISLWVLIIAAVFLIIAILLINSSIRLSVYAKRFTIKTMQMVGATKQFIRRPFIWKSVRLGMLGSVLAMGGMALVLYYLNKTFPELGLTRDSTLIVSLFVFIFLMGLIITWISTFFATQRFLNLRTDELYY from the coding sequence ATGGCTACAGCATTCGAAAAGTATCAAAAAAGACGTTTAATCTCTTCTTATTTCTCGGTAGTGATTAGCATCTCCCTGGTGCTATTCCTATTAGGGATACTGGGACTACTTGTGTTGAATTCGAAACGGGTGGCAGATCATTTTAAGGAACAGGTTCCTATAGTTATTTTTCTGAAGGACACAGCCAAGGAGGTTGAAATCAACCAATTGAAGCAAAGTTTACAAATGGCCGATTATACACGTTCTGCAAACTATGTGTCCAAGGAAGAAGCCGCCGAAATTCACATGGCCGAAATTGGAGAGGATTATGTAGATTACCTGGGTGATAATCCGTTATTGAACAACATTGACGTACGCCTGAATGCAGATTTCGTCACTCCCGAAAAAGTTGAGGAGATCATTGCCGAATTAAAAAGCAAACCTTTTGTAGACGACATAGGGTATGATAAACCCCTTATCGAGAAGCTTACGCAAAATGTAAAACGCATTAGTTTGTGGGTGCTTATAATAGCAGCAGTTTTCCTTATTATAGCCATCCTTCTTATAAATAGTTCTATCCGTCTTTCGGTATATGCCAAACGATTTACCATTAAAACAATGCAGATGGTAGGCGCAACCAAACAGTTTATAAGGCGTCCTTTTATATGGAAGAGTGTTCGATTAGGGATGTTAGGTTCTGTCCTGGCCATGGGAGGCATGGCATTGGTATTATATTATCTCAACAAAACCTTCCCCGAATTAGGATTAACACGAGACAGTACTTTAATTGTGTCGTTGTTTGTTTTTATTTTTCTGATGGGGCTTATCATCACCTGGATCAGTACATTTTTCGCCACTCAACGTTTTTTAAATTTACGTACCGATGAATTGTACTATTAA
- a CDS encoding DUF3098 domain-containing protein, protein MGEKKRKEAAKIHSFIFEKKNYKFMLIGLAFITLGFILMAGGGSDDPNVFNPEIYNWRRIRLAPALILIGFGFEVYAILLNPNQEK, encoded by the coding sequence ATGGGAGAGAAAAAACGCAAAGAAGCAGCGAAGATTCACAGCTTCATTTTCGAGAAAAAGAATTATAAGTTCATGCTTATCGGATTGGCATTTATCACCCTGGGATTCATCCTTATGGCGGGTGGTGGTAGCGACGATCCTAATGTTTTCAATCCGGAGATATACAACTGGCGACGCATACGCCTGGCTCCTGCACTTATCCTTATTGGTTTTGGGTTTGAAGTGTATGCCATTCTGTTGAATCCGAACCAAGAGAAATAA